From Salvia splendens isolate huo1 chromosome 3, SspV2, whole genome shotgun sequence, a single genomic window includes:
- the LOC121793589 gene encoding uncharacterized protein LOC121793589: MSDEGPKLFTNKPKKSQLKASGMTSSSSAGATAPPPLPPTPPVKETFQRFKFYKTIALVLSLTVGAYAFARTVLKVGPQEKKAEDPTISTSSSPTSATATASTITEQPASSPAVEPIQRPPIPEEQQRELYKWMLEEKRKAKPRDAEEKKRIDEEKAILKQLIRAKSLPKI; encoded by the exons ATGAGCGACGAAGGCCCCAAGCTCTTCACCAACAAACCTAAAAAAT CTCAGTTGAAGGCATCTGGAATGACATCCTCTTCGTCAGCGGGAGCCACAGCTCCTCCGCCACTGCCGCCGACGCCGCCGGTTAAGGAGACTTTCCAGCGCTTTAAGTTCTATAAGACGATTGCGTTGGTTCTCAGTTTAACTGTTGGAG CTTATGCTTTCGCAAGGACTGTGTTGAAAGTAGGACCGCAAGAGAAGAAAGCTGAGGATCCTACAATTTCTACATCATCGTCTCCAACCTCTGCCACTGCGACTGCGAGTACTATCACCGAACAACCTGCTTCCTCACCTGCTGTAGAGCCCATCCAACGACCACCAATCCCGGAGGAACAACAGCGTGAGCTATACAAATGGATGCTGGAGGAGAAGAGGAAAGCGAAGCCCAGAGACGCCGAAGAGAAAAAGCGCATTGATGAGGAGAAAGCCATTCTTAAACAGTTAATCCGAGCCAAGTCCCTCCCCAAAATCTGA
- the LOC121794216 gene encoding protein FLX-like 3, translated as MAGRNRVPHEVFGHRRGYPPEEHIPRGPLIRPIPPHPALLEEELEIRHVELRRLLDENRRLVEDRIALERDLNSAREEFRRMNLGINDMRAEQDLQSRELIERVLKLDADLRATEPLKIEAAKLRDEIHRLNAIRQDLTGQIQGLSQELAKFRAENQKIPGLKNEIDGLHQELVRARTAVDFEKNAHIELMEQRQAMEKNMVGMAREVEKLRAELANARAWNAGGAYGMKYKNPDANFPAPYDDAYGVRQGPSYGSSSASWGGHEKPRMNRR; from the exons ATGGCGGGAAGAAACCGAGTTCCTCATGAAGTTTTTGGCCACCGACGCGGCTATCCACCAGAGGAGCATATCCCTCGAGGCCCTTTAATCCGGCCTATACCTCCTCATCCTGCTCTGTTAGAGGAAGAACTTGAAATTCGACATGTTGAGCTTCGGAGGCTTCTAGATGAAAATCGGAGACTGGTTGAGGACAGAATTGCTTTGGAACGAGATTTAAATTCTGCGAGGGAAGAGTTCCGTCGCATGAATCTAGGCATTAATGATATGCGTGCTGAACAAGACCTCCAATCTAGGGAGCTTATCGAAAGGGTTCTGAAGTTGGATGCTGACCTTCGGGCTACTGAGCCTTTAAAAATTGAGGCTGCAAAACTTCGTGATGAGATTCATAGACTGAATGCCATTAGGCAGGATCTAACAGGGCAAATTCAGGGTCTCTCTCAAGAACTTGCTAAGTTTCGGGCTGAAAACCAGAAAATTCCTGGTTTAAAGAATGAGATTGACGGACTGCATCAGGAACTTGTGCGAGCTAG AACTGCTGTCGATTTTGAAAAGAATGCACATATTGAGCTGATGGAACAGAGGCAGGCAATGGAGAAGAACATGGTCGGCATGGCTCGTGAAGTTGAGAAGCTGCGTGCTGAGCTTGCAAATGCTAGAGCATGGAATGCAG GTGGGGCCTATGGAATGAAGTACAAAAACCCTGATGCCAATTTTCCTGCCCCTTATGACGACGCATATGGGGTTCGCCAG GGTCCTTCATATGGTTCCAGTTCTGCTTCCTGGGGAGGCCATGAAAAACCAAGGATGAATCGCCGTTGA
- the LOC121793790 gene encoding PRA1 family protein F2-like, translating into MTNYGTIPTSSSPQGTNVNREYISRAKARFQEGLATRRPWREIADIHSFSLPRSFAEAAARVKTNLVYFSVNYAIVALAIVFLSLLWHPISLIVFLAMLAVWLFLYFLRDEPLVVFGRLVSDKVVLIVLGVLTIFVLLFTDATTEILSSLLVAVVVVLVHAAVRRTDNLCLDEEAAGLLRSASPSS; encoded by the coding sequence ATGACGAACTACGGCACAATTCCGACCTCCTCCTCCCCGCAGGGCACCAACGTCAACCGCGAGTACATCTCCCGCGCCAAGGCGCGCTTCCAGGAAGGCCTCGCCACGCGCCGCCCCTGGCGCGAGATCGCCGACATCCACAGCTTCTCCCTGCCGCGGTCCTTCGCCgaggcggcggcgcgcgtgAAGACGAATCTAGTCTACTTCAGCGTGAACTACGCCATCGTCGCGCTCGCGATCGTGTTCCTCAGCCTCCTCTGGCACCCGATCTCGCTCATCGTCTTCCTCGCGATGCTGGCGGTCTGGCTCTTCCTCTACTTCCTCCGCGACGAGCCGCTCGTGGTCTTCGGCCGCCTCGTCAGCGACAAGGTCGTGCTGATCGTGCTCGGAGTGCTCACGATCTTCGTCCTCCTCTTCACCGACGCCACGACGGAGATCCTGAGCTCGCTTCtcgtggcggtggtggtggtgctggTCCACGCCGCCGTGAGAAGGACCGACAATTTGTGCCTCGATGAGGAAGCCGCGGGTCTGCTGAGGTCAGCCAGTCCGTCTTCTTAA
- the LOC121794220 gene encoding U2 small nuclear ribonucleoprotein B''-like isoform X1: MSYPPPYEPFYLAAPPPEYNYVPSDRNGINTLFVSGLPDDVKAREIHNLFRSRHGFESCQLKYTGRGNQVVAFATFVNHQSAMAALHSLNGVKFDPQSGSTLHIELARSNSRRKPGSGPYVVIDRRTNSETDARESSSEDGDGDSDDPYTNPDEGNQDTSAAEKSSKHTSLGNDAQESEQAEKAADGACSTLFIANLGPTCTEEELKQLLLQYQGFNSLKVRARGGMPVAFADFEGVEHATEAMNSLQGSTLPSSDRGGMHIEYARSKMRKP, encoded by the exons ATGTCTTATCCACCGCCGTACGAGCCTTTCTACCTAGCTGCGCCGCCTCCGGAGTACAATTACGTTCCCAGCGATAGGAACGGAATCAACACTCTCTTCGTCTCCGGCCTCCCAGACGACGTGAAGGCGCGCGAGATTCACAATCTCTTCCGCAGCCGTCACGGATTCGAGTCCTGCCAGCTCAAATACACCGGACGTGGAAATCAG GTTGTGGCGTTTGCGACCTTTGTGAATCATCAATCGGCAATGGCAGCCCTGCATTCTCTGAAT GGTGTTAAATTTGATCCTCAATCTGGTTCCACTTTGCACATTGAACTGGCTAGATCAAATTCTAGAAGAAAACCAG GAAGTGGTCCGTATGTTGTCATTGATAGAAGAACGAATTCTGAGACTGATGCTAGGGAATCATCTAGTGAGGATG GAGATGGTGATTCTGATGACCCATACACCAACCCTGATGAGGGTAACCAAGACACTTCAGCAGCTGAGAAAAG CAGCAAACACACAAGCTTGGGCAATGATGCTCAAGAGAGT GAGCAAGCCGAAAAGGCAGCAGATGGTGCATGCTCTACATTGTTTATTGCTAATTTAGGTCCAACCTGTACTGAAGAGGAACTGAAGCAACTTCTTTTGCA ATACCAAGGATTCAACAGCCTTAAGGTTCGTGCCAGAGGTGGAATGCCAGTTGCGTTTGCTGATTTCGAG GGAGTTGAACATGCAACCGAGGCAATGAACTCGCTTCAAGGAAGCACGCTGCCATCCTCTGACCGTGGTGGAATGCATATAGA ATACGCAAGGTCGAAAATGAGGAAGCCCTAA
- the LOC121794220 gene encoding protein WHI4-like isoform X2 codes for MSYPPPYEPFYLAAPPPEYNYVPSDRNGINTLFVSGLPDDVKAREIHNLFRSRHGFESCQLKYTGRGNQVVAFATFVNHQSAMAALHSLNGVKFDPQSGSTLHIELARSNSRRKPGSGPYVVIDRRTNSETDARESSSEDGDGDSDDPYTNPDEGNQDTSAAEKSKHTSLGNDAQESEQAEKAADGACSTLFIANLGPTCTEEELKQLLLQYQGFNSLKVRARGGMPVAFADFEGVEHATEAMNSLQGSTLPSSDRGGMHIEYARSKMRKP; via the exons ATGTCTTATCCACCGCCGTACGAGCCTTTCTACCTAGCTGCGCCGCCTCCGGAGTACAATTACGTTCCCAGCGATAGGAACGGAATCAACACTCTCTTCGTCTCCGGCCTCCCAGACGACGTGAAGGCGCGCGAGATTCACAATCTCTTCCGCAGCCGTCACGGATTCGAGTCCTGCCAGCTCAAATACACCGGACGTGGAAATCAG GTTGTGGCGTTTGCGACCTTTGTGAATCATCAATCGGCAATGGCAGCCCTGCATTCTCTGAAT GGTGTTAAATTTGATCCTCAATCTGGTTCCACTTTGCACATTGAACTGGCTAGATCAAATTCTAGAAGAAAACCAG GAAGTGGTCCGTATGTTGTCATTGATAGAAGAACGAATTCTGAGACTGATGCTAGGGAATCATCTAGTGAGGATG GAGATGGTGATTCTGATGACCCATACACCAACCCTGATGAGGGTAACCAAGACACTTCAGCAGCTGAGAAAAG CAAACACACAAGCTTGGGCAATGATGCTCAAGAGAGT GAGCAAGCCGAAAAGGCAGCAGATGGTGCATGCTCTACATTGTTTATTGCTAATTTAGGTCCAACCTGTACTGAAGAGGAACTGAAGCAACTTCTTTTGCA ATACCAAGGATTCAACAGCCTTAAGGTTCGTGCCAGAGGTGGAATGCCAGTTGCGTTTGCTGATTTCGAG GGAGTTGAACATGCAACCGAGGCAATGAACTCGCTTCAAGGAAGCACGCTGCCATCCTCTGACCGTGGTGGAATGCATATAGA ATACGCAAGGTCGAAAATGAGGAAGCCCTAA
- the LOC121794218 gene encoding inactive protein kinase SELMODRAFT_444075-like isoform X1: MFAKWRHSYRYGASSCGCLLRETEGAFLFGKEFLFLYAVKMSRDLKKGGKVEKGSSSAMAEKVVVAVKAAKEIPKTALVWALTHVVQPGDCITLLVVISSQSSGRKLWGFPRFAGDCASGHRSSNSYANAELKSDITDYCSQMILQLHDVYDPNKINVKIKLVSGTPIGAVAAEAKKNQANWVVLDKHLKNEEKRCMEELQCNIVVMKRSQPKVLRLNLVGTGRKEQEAVSSDDNKSSEKQENRKDCLNPTRGPLVTPSSSPETFTATEAGTSSVSSSDPGTSPFFITNVKDALKKEKLLVITKKEREIHESSSDSESETLSSSSSLRFQPWMADIVGSRCQSMDHIGESSGRYSTRMQNPATKALLDKLCKHDDEGGFRSPSYRSTLDFSSNLREAISFSRSAPLGPPPLCSICQHKTPVFGKPPRWFTYAELEHATGGFSQANFLAEGGYGSVHRGVLPDGQTIAVKQHKLASSQGDQEFCSEVEVLSCAQHRNVVMLIGFCIEDGRRLLVYEFICNGSLDSHLYGRHQNTLPWNARQKIAVGAARGLRYLHEECRVGCIVHRDMRPNNILLTHDFEPLVGDFGLARWQPDGETGVETRVIGTFGYLAPEYAQSGQITEKADVYSFGVVLVELVTGRKAVDLNRPKGQQCLTEWARPLLEAYAVDELVDPRLANNYSEGEVYCMLHAASLCIRRDPQTRPRMSQVLRILEGDGTDSGPLITPGSDVGSRSGRMWSDQRQHQHRHRRHMSSELSGRLSSNLSLN, encoded by the exons ATGTTTGCAAAGTGGAG ACATTCATATAGATATGGTGCTTCAAGCTGTGGCTGTCTTTTGAGGGAGACAGAAGGAGCCTTTTTGTTTGGGAAGGAATTCCTCTTTTTATATGCTGTGAAGATGAGTAGAGATTTGAAGAAAGGGGGAAAGGTGGAAAAGGGCTCTTCTTCTGCCATGGCTGAGAAGGTTGTGGTGGCTGTTAAGGCAGCTAAAGAGATTCCTAAGACTGCTCTGGTTTGGGCTCTGACACATGTTGTTCAGCCTGGGGATTGCATCACTCTTCTTGTTGTCATATCTTCACAGAGCTCTG GTAGGAAATTATGGGGCTTCCCAAGATTTGCTGGCGACTGTGCTAGCGGTCACAGGAGTTCGAACTCTTATGCAAATGCAGAGCTGAAATCTGATATTACAGACTATTGCTCTCAAATGATTCTTCAGCTTCATGATGTTTATGATCCAAATAAA ATCAATGTCAAGATAAAACTCGTCTCTGGGACGCCAATTGGAGCAGTCGCTGCAGAGGCGAAGAAAAACCAAGCGAATTGGGTCGTTTTGGACAA ACACCTGAAAAACGAGGAAAAGCGTTGTATGGAAGAACTGCAATGCAACATTGTTGTCATGAAGCGCTCACAACCGAAGGTTCTTCGACTGAATTTAGTCGGGACAGGTAGAAAGGAGCAAGAAGCAGTCAGCTCCGATGATAACAAATCTTCTGAGAAGCAAGAGAACAGAAAGGATTGCCTGAATCCCACTCGTGGACCTCTCGTTACCCCGTCAAGTAGCCCTGAGACGTTCACCGCCACTGAAGCTGGAACGTCGTCAGTTTCAAGCTCCGATCCTGGAACTTCGCCTTTCTTCATCACTAACGTGAAGGACGCCCTGAAGAAGGAGAAGCTGCTCGTTATTACTAAGAAAGAGCGAGAGATTCATGAGTCCAGTTCGGATTCTGAAAGTGAGACTCTGTCTTCGTCTTCGAGTTTGAGGTTTCAACCGTGGATGGCGGACATTGTCGGTTCTCGCTGTCAGTCCATGGACCACATCGGAGAAAGCTCCGGGCGATATAGTACTCGTATGCAAAATCCTGCCACCAAAGCTCTGCTTGATAAGCTGTGTAAGCACGATGACGAAGGTGGCTTCCGATCCCCGAGCTACAGGTCGACTCTTGATTTCAGCAGCAATTTGAGAGAAGCTATTTCGTTTTCGAGATCGGCTCCGCTCGGGCCTCCACCATTATGTTCTATATGTCAACACAAGACGCCCGTATTCGGGAAGCCTCCTAGGTGGTTCACTTACGCAGAACTGGAGCATGCAACGGGAGGGTTCTCGCAAGCAAACTTCTTAGCCGAGGGCGGTTATGGATCTGTCCATAGAGGAGTCCTCCCTGACGGCCAGACAATTGCGGTCAAGCAGCACAAGCTGGCGAGCTCTCAAGGCGATCAAGAGTTCTGCTCGGAAGTTGAAGTTCTGAGCTGCGCTCAGCACCGGAATGTTGTGATGTTGATTGGCTTCTGCATTGAGGATGGAAGAAGATTATTGGTGTATGAATTCATCTGCAATGGATCCCTCGATTCTCACCTTTACG GCCGCCATCAGAACACGCTACCTTGGAATGCTCGGCAAAAGATCGCAGTCGGAGCAGCTCGTGGCTTGCGGTATCTTCACGAAGAATGCAGGGTTGGTTGCATCGTGCACCGAGACATGCGCCCCAATAACATCCTCCTTACTCATGATTTCGAACCATTG GTGGGAGACTTTGGTCTAGCTAGATGGCAACCGGACGGGGAGACAGGAGTCGAAACCAGAGTAATAGGAACGTTCGG GTACCTGGCGCCTGAGTATGCTCAGAGTGGTCAAATCACAGAAAAAGCCGACGTGTACTCATTTGGCGTCGTGCTGGTGGAGCTCGTCACCGGGCGCAAAGCAGTCGACCTCAACAGACCCAAGGGCCAACAGTGCCTCACAGAATGG GCGCGGCCGCTCTTGGAAGCATATGCTGTTGATGAGTTGGTAGATCCGAGGCTGGCAAACAACTACTCCGAGGGCGAGGTTTACTGTATGTTGCATGCTGCATCGCTGTGCATACGTCGGGACCCTCAAACGAGGCCTCGGATGTCCCAG GTGCTTCGGATTTTAGAAGGCGACGGGACGGATTCCGGTCCGCTGATTACACCGGGGTCTGATGTGGGCAGCCGGAGCGGAAGGATGTGGTCCGATCAACGTCAACATCAACACCGGCATCGACGCCACATGTCAAGTGAATTGTCTGGGCGATTGAGCTCGAACCTATCTCTTAACTAG
- the LOC121794218 gene encoding inactive protein kinase SELMODRAFT_444075-like isoform X2 → MSRDLKKGGKVEKGSSSAMAEKVVVAVKAAKEIPKTALVWALTHVVQPGDCITLLVVISSQSSGRKLWGFPRFAGDCASGHRSSNSYANAELKSDITDYCSQMILQLHDVYDPNKINVKIKLVSGTPIGAVAAEAKKNQANWVVLDKHLKNEEKRCMEELQCNIVVMKRSQPKVLRLNLVGTGRKEQEAVSSDDNKSSEKQENRKDCLNPTRGPLVTPSSSPETFTATEAGTSSVSSSDPGTSPFFITNVKDALKKEKLLVITKKEREIHESSSDSESETLSSSSSLRFQPWMADIVGSRCQSMDHIGESSGRYSTRMQNPATKALLDKLCKHDDEGGFRSPSYRSTLDFSSNLREAISFSRSAPLGPPPLCSICQHKTPVFGKPPRWFTYAELEHATGGFSQANFLAEGGYGSVHRGVLPDGQTIAVKQHKLASSQGDQEFCSEVEVLSCAQHRNVVMLIGFCIEDGRRLLVYEFICNGSLDSHLYGRHQNTLPWNARQKIAVGAARGLRYLHEECRVGCIVHRDMRPNNILLTHDFEPLVGDFGLARWQPDGETGVETRVIGTFGYLAPEYAQSGQITEKADVYSFGVVLVELVTGRKAVDLNRPKGQQCLTEWARPLLEAYAVDELVDPRLANNYSEGEVYCMLHAASLCIRRDPQTRPRMSQVLRILEGDGTDSGPLITPGSDVGSRSGRMWSDQRQHQHRHRRHMSSELSGRLSSNLSLN, encoded by the exons ATGAGTAGAGATTTGAAGAAAGGGGGAAAGGTGGAAAAGGGCTCTTCTTCTGCCATGGCTGAGAAGGTTGTGGTGGCTGTTAAGGCAGCTAAAGAGATTCCTAAGACTGCTCTGGTTTGGGCTCTGACACATGTTGTTCAGCCTGGGGATTGCATCACTCTTCTTGTTGTCATATCTTCACAGAGCTCTG GTAGGAAATTATGGGGCTTCCCAAGATTTGCTGGCGACTGTGCTAGCGGTCACAGGAGTTCGAACTCTTATGCAAATGCAGAGCTGAAATCTGATATTACAGACTATTGCTCTCAAATGATTCTTCAGCTTCATGATGTTTATGATCCAAATAAA ATCAATGTCAAGATAAAACTCGTCTCTGGGACGCCAATTGGAGCAGTCGCTGCAGAGGCGAAGAAAAACCAAGCGAATTGGGTCGTTTTGGACAA ACACCTGAAAAACGAGGAAAAGCGTTGTATGGAAGAACTGCAATGCAACATTGTTGTCATGAAGCGCTCACAACCGAAGGTTCTTCGACTGAATTTAGTCGGGACAGGTAGAAAGGAGCAAGAAGCAGTCAGCTCCGATGATAACAAATCTTCTGAGAAGCAAGAGAACAGAAAGGATTGCCTGAATCCCACTCGTGGACCTCTCGTTACCCCGTCAAGTAGCCCTGAGACGTTCACCGCCACTGAAGCTGGAACGTCGTCAGTTTCAAGCTCCGATCCTGGAACTTCGCCTTTCTTCATCACTAACGTGAAGGACGCCCTGAAGAAGGAGAAGCTGCTCGTTATTACTAAGAAAGAGCGAGAGATTCATGAGTCCAGTTCGGATTCTGAAAGTGAGACTCTGTCTTCGTCTTCGAGTTTGAGGTTTCAACCGTGGATGGCGGACATTGTCGGTTCTCGCTGTCAGTCCATGGACCACATCGGAGAAAGCTCCGGGCGATATAGTACTCGTATGCAAAATCCTGCCACCAAAGCTCTGCTTGATAAGCTGTGTAAGCACGATGACGAAGGTGGCTTCCGATCCCCGAGCTACAGGTCGACTCTTGATTTCAGCAGCAATTTGAGAGAAGCTATTTCGTTTTCGAGATCGGCTCCGCTCGGGCCTCCACCATTATGTTCTATATGTCAACACAAGACGCCCGTATTCGGGAAGCCTCCTAGGTGGTTCACTTACGCAGAACTGGAGCATGCAACGGGAGGGTTCTCGCAAGCAAACTTCTTAGCCGAGGGCGGTTATGGATCTGTCCATAGAGGAGTCCTCCCTGACGGCCAGACAATTGCGGTCAAGCAGCACAAGCTGGCGAGCTCTCAAGGCGATCAAGAGTTCTGCTCGGAAGTTGAAGTTCTGAGCTGCGCTCAGCACCGGAATGTTGTGATGTTGATTGGCTTCTGCATTGAGGATGGAAGAAGATTATTGGTGTATGAATTCATCTGCAATGGATCCCTCGATTCTCACCTTTACG GCCGCCATCAGAACACGCTACCTTGGAATGCTCGGCAAAAGATCGCAGTCGGAGCAGCTCGTGGCTTGCGGTATCTTCACGAAGAATGCAGGGTTGGTTGCATCGTGCACCGAGACATGCGCCCCAATAACATCCTCCTTACTCATGATTTCGAACCATTG GTGGGAGACTTTGGTCTAGCTAGATGGCAACCGGACGGGGAGACAGGAGTCGAAACCAGAGTAATAGGAACGTTCGG GTACCTGGCGCCTGAGTATGCTCAGAGTGGTCAAATCACAGAAAAAGCCGACGTGTACTCATTTGGCGTCGTGCTGGTGGAGCTCGTCACCGGGCGCAAAGCAGTCGACCTCAACAGACCCAAGGGCCAACAGTGCCTCACAGAATGG GCGCGGCCGCTCTTGGAAGCATATGCTGTTGATGAGTTGGTAGATCCGAGGCTGGCAAACAACTACTCCGAGGGCGAGGTTTACTGTATGTTGCATGCTGCATCGCTGTGCATACGTCGGGACCCTCAAACGAGGCCTCGGATGTCCCAG GTGCTTCGGATTTTAGAAGGCGACGGGACGGATTCCGGTCCGCTGATTACACCGGGGTCTGATGTGGGCAGCCGGAGCGGAAGGATGTGGTCCGATCAACGTCAACATCAACACCGGCATCGACGCCACATGTCAAGTGAATTGTCTGGGCGATTGAGCTCGAACCTATCTCTTAACTAG